The following DNA comes from Oxyura jamaicensis isolate SHBP4307 breed ruddy duck chromosome 11 unlocalized genomic scaffold, BPBGC_Ojam_1.0 oxy11_random_OJ72959, whole genome shotgun sequence.
gggggggggggggggggggggggggggaacacgctcggcggccgccgccccgccaccggccccgcggggctcctCCGGCTTTAGTGTTGTCGGTGGAGTTTTTTAATcggattttttctgttttttttttttttaataataataataataacaataaaaaatgagcTATATAAAGTggtggggggtgtgggggggggggccgcagCGCGCTGCCCTGGGGGACGGGGTCAGCGCCCGGCTCCCGCCTTCCTTTTGCTTCCATGCATGGCACATTCTCcgttttaaatttaattattattatttttttttaacgtttattttttattttttagcttcaAACCTCccagtgaaaaatattaaatattcaagGTAATAAAATAGATTATTATTTCTAGACTATGTGTTCGGCCGAGCCCGAGGAGCGTCACCTGGGGTACCCCTTGAAATAACCCCGAGACCACTGCATGGCGGGCAAGGCAAGGCACTTCCGCAGGTGATCCAGCTCGGCTTGCAGCCGCTCGCGCTCCGACACCATCTTCTGCTTCTGGGACCGCAGCTCCTGCGGGGACGGGGCACGGTCAGGGGGGCACCCGGGCAGCCTTTGGGGTTGGGGAGTGGGGACGGGTTCTGcgctggggaggggggctcgGCTGGCTGCCCTGCGGGGGGGGNNNNNNNNNNGGGGGCACCAGGGGAGGACGGGGGCACCAGGGGAGGACGGGGGCACCAGGGGAGGAtagaggcagagcagagaatGGGGACGCTGTAGGGGAATGGGGGCATcgcaggaggctgggggcaccACAGGAGGATGGGGAACTGGAGGATGGAGGCACCACGGGAGGACGGGGACACGGCAGGATGGGGGCACCGAGGGAGCTTGGGGGCATCACAGCGAGATGGAGGCAGTGCAGAGAACGGGGACGCTGTAGGGGAATGGGGGCGCAGCAAGGGGATGGGGGCGCAGCAGAAGGATGGGGCCACCAAAGGAGGATGGGGTCCTGCAGAGGCTGGGGGCACCGCAGACCATGGATGCCCCACAGGATGGGGACATTGCAGGAGGACAGGAGCATGGCAGAGGCCAGGTGCCCCCCACTCACCGCCATGCTGTGCGAAAGCTGCTCGGCCGTCAGGCTCAGGCTGTAGTGCTGCGCCTCCAGCCGCCGGCACTGGGTCTGCAGCACTTGGCGCTCCAGGTTTTGTTCTGCAAGGCACGGGGACGGGCTGAGCGCCCCAAAACCCAGCTCCCTGCCGCCACCCGCGTCCTCCCGGGGAGggcacagcctcctccagccccaacGCCAGCACGTTGCTCCCTAAACCGGGCAGGGAAACGAGGTCTGGGGACAAAGCTGGCCAGGAACCCAGGATGGGTTCTCCGGGTCCGTGCACAGCAACGcgtcccccccccagcccccatccccaccctTGTTTATTCCATAAAGCAGCAAAATTCCCTACCTTCTATATGTTCCTGGTAAGCCTCAAAAATTGCCTCGATCCCTTGCCACTTGGGCCTGGggcactcctcctcctcctcctcctcttcttcctcctcctcttcctcggaGGCCGAGTCCCGCGGCAGTGGGGCGAGCGCCCGGTGGGGCAGGGGCCCCTCGGCCGTGCCGTTGTGCGGGGCCAGGCGGCTGGAAGCCTGCAGCTCGGGGATGTTGTAGTGGATGGAGGCGTCCAGCTTGTGGTTCTGCTCCGCCGTCAGCGCCGCCGTCCCCCCTGCGGGCACCGAGCGTCAGCCCCCGCCCGCCGGCGCCCGCTCCCCTTTTATTTGCCTCACTCCTGTGCGTTGGAATTCAGGGGGTGGGTGGCGAACCGGCCGCGCTTTCCCAGCCCTTTTACCCTCCCCCTGTAACCACAGGAGCCGTGCCATCCCCTGACCATCCACCGGGATGCTCCAGGAGTGGGGTTACGGGCCGATTGTCCCGCAAGGATGCGCCCTGGGTGGTGCCAACCCACTGGGGAggtttcggggggggggggggtctcctGCCCGTGTCCACCCCCCACGGGATACCCGCTCCCTGCACAcctttgtgtttctgcagcGCCTTCTGGGTGGACTGCAGCACCGACTCGTGGAACTGGTGGGCGAACTCCTCGGCGATGAAGGGCTCCCAGGGCTTGCTCTTGCCGTTCACGCTGTGGGACAGCGGCACCGGGATGTCCTTGGGCAGGGGGCCCCGGACGTAGCTGAGGATGCTCAGCGCCTTCTTCCCGGGGTGCCCGTCGCTCAGCCGGGGCTTCTCGGCGGGCACGGCGGCCGGCTCCTTGGCCCTGGGGAGCTCCGGGGCTCGCAGCTGCTCCAAGCGCCCCGAATCCACCGGCTTCTCGGGCACGGCGCCGGCGATGCCCACGGGTTTATCCGGGTCCAGCAGCAGCGGCTGCACCGACGGCTCTGCGGGAGGAGGAACGGGGTTGGAAAACCTTGCCCTGCGTCCCTGATGGCGCGCAGGGATGCTCCCGGCCGGCCACGAGGAAGGGACAGAGGGGCTCACCGACGGCGGGGCCGCTGGGGCTGTCCCGCGGCGAGCTCTTCACCACCACGGCGCCCGGCGTGGTCTTCTGCTTCATGGCCTGCAGCATCTCCACCAGCTTCTCCTTGTCTGCCGCATGGGAAGCTGAGGTTTAGTGTAGCCTCTGCTCAGCGGGGCGAGCTCCCGGCCCCCGTGGGGCGGCGTGGCACCCccgaggcaggaggagaggggaggcgCGGAGCTCGGCGCGGGGCATGGCTGTTACCTTTCCTCTTGTCGGCGCTGATGTGCGTGAGGTTGAAGATGGTGAGGAACCGCTTCTTCTCCTCGAAGTTGGGGCTGTTGTTCATCTCGTCGGGGCTGTAGCGGGTGGAGAGCGGGAGGCGCGGTGAGGGCGTGCGGCGCTTGTTCTGCACCGTGGGCGGCGAGGGGCTCCTCTCCCGCAGCATCCGCCGGCGCTTGCGCCGCTTCTGGCTCAGCAACtcctccttctgctgctgcGTGGTGAGGCCGAAGAGCTGCAGGAACTCCAGCTTCTGGGGCGCCAGGGGAGAGCGGAGCAGGGTTACCTCCAGACTGGCACAGCACTGTCCCCGTCCCGGTCCACATCCTGGTCCCcgtcccatccccatccccatcccatccccggAGTGCCGTGGCCGTACCTCGGAGGACGTGTCCAGCTTCAGCGGGGGCTGCTCGGCCACGCACCGGAGATGTGCCCGCACCTCCTCCTCGTCGCTGTCGTCGCAGGAGTCGTCCAGGTCGTAGTAGTaacctggggaggggggagaggctGGCGTCAGCCCTGGGGGGGCACGCTGGGACCCCAGGAAGCCGCCCCATCCCCGCCGCAGAGGGCACGGCAACGCCAGCCCCACACCGGGCTCCGTGGCCTCCTCCCGGCTCGCCCGGCCCTATTAATATTTAAGCAGCTTATTAGCCTGGGTTCATCATTTATTAATTGGCCGTGTCTCCAGCGGAGGATTAACCGAGCCGCTCTGATTTGGGCTTTCAGGAGCTGTCGCACCGCACGCCCGCGGGCCGGCCACCGTGCTGGGCTGCCGGCATCCCCGGGGAACCCCCTGGCCGCCCCCACCGGGGGTCCCGGTGCCCCCGAGGGGGCTCCCAGCGCCCCGCAAAGCCCCCACCTCACCTTTCTCCCGGGCTTCCCTCCGCCGGCGCTCCTCCAGGTCGAGCTTGCTGACCAGCCTGCGGTGCTGCTGCACGAACTCGTCGTAGATGTACATGGGGTCctgggcgcggggcgggggggctcTGTAGGGCGAGCTGGGCTTGGCGGCCTCGCCGAAGGGGGCGGCTGGGGCTAACGGGGGTCTCTGCTGGCTGAGGATGCTCTGCGTGGATTTCTCCAGCTCGGCCAGGAAGGGAGCGTGGGCGAAGCCCCCGTGCTCGGGGGCGCCGGGCTCCCGCGGCGGGGGGTCTTTCTCCAGCGCCTCCCTTTTCCTCGCCCCGTCCTCCAGCTTCTCGGGGCAGAAGACCCGCTCCACCTTCACCAGGGGGATGCCCTGGCGGCTGGGCTCGAAGGGGGCCGGGTGGCCGTGGAGGGCGTGGGGCTCGGGGAGGCGCCGGGGAGGGTCGGGGGGGGCTCTCCATCAGGGAGACGGGGTTCCAGAGGGACGTGGTGATGGGGTGGTGCTGGGGTTTGGGGGAGATGAGCGGCGGCGGGCCGCCGAAGTGCTGCCCCGGCTCCCGGACGCTCGGCTCGTGGCGGCTTGGTCCTGACCTgcggggagaggagagggatggAGAGGTGAGGAGCGGGGtggagaggtggggaggggggtggagaggtggggaggggggtggagaGGTGAGGGGCGGGATGGAGAGGTGAGGGGTGGGATGGAGAGGTGGGGAGCGGGATGCTGTacccagaaagaaaaaccaaacccTGGCCGCAAGCAGATTTTGGGGGAGAAATGCACTAGTTAGGCCAACCCAGATGGGTTTGGGAATGGAGTTTGGTGCACGTGGGGCCGCAGGGCTGactgcagaggcagggagcaCCCCGGCACCGCTGCGCCATGCTCATCCCCCCCCGCGCCACAGCCCAGAGG
Coding sequences within:
- the LOC118157803 gene encoding LOW QUALITY PROTEIN: genetic suppressor element 1-like (The sequence of the model RefSeq protein was modified relative to this genomic sequence to represent the inferred CDS: deleted 1 base in 1 codon) yields the protein QEAGSRGSSSSSSRERLISEPPLAQEKAGGPSVPSHLLGTPYSFGLPPSSVVQDSRFPPLNLQRPVHHVVPPSAVTEDYLRSFRPYHTAEDLRMSSLPPLGLDPATAAAYYHPSYLTHHPFPHPAFRMDDSYCLSALRSPFYPLPAPGSLPPLHPSAMHLHLSGVRYPGELSHSSLSALQSERISSLAAERLQMDEELRQREREREREREKEREREADREREKEREREREREKELEREREKERERELERQRERAREKELSMVKAMESPFLPMAELHGLRGHPAEERGKSSEPLAPGRAEKLKDSVLATPKPIQHPLHQPPASHHPVPSLIPNHNVFPLPGSSAATALLIHRTNEEEKWLARQRRLRQEKEDRQSQVSEFRQQVLEQHLDMGRTPSQPEPEHRPENPRSGPSRHEPSVREPGQHFGGPPPLISPKPQHHPITTSLWNPVSLMESPPRPSRRLPEPHALHGHPAPFEPSRQGIPLVKVERVFCPEKLEDGARKREALEKDPPPREPGAPEHGGFAHAPFLAELEKSTQSILSQQRPPLAPAAPFGEAAKPSSPYRAPPPRAQDPMYIYDEFVQQHRRLVSKLDLEERRRREAREKGYYYDLDDSCDDSDEEEVRAHLRCVAEQPPLKLDTSSEKLEFLQLFGLTTQQQKEELLSQKRRKRRRMLRERSPSPPTVQNKRRTPSPRLPLSTRYSPDEMNNSPNFEEKKRFLTIFNLTHISADKRKDKEKLVEMLQAMKQKTTPGAVVVKSSPRDSPSGPAVEPSVQPLLLDPDKPVGIAGAVPEKPVDSGRLEQLRAPELPRAKEPAAVPAEKPRLSDGHPGKKALSILSYVRGPLPKDIPVPLSHSVNGKSKPWEPFIAEEFAHQFHESVLQSTQKALQKHKGGTAALTAEQNHKLDASIHYNIPELQASSRLAPHNGTAEGPLPHRALAPLPRDSASEEEEEEEEEEEEEECPRPKWQGIEAIFEAYQEHIEEQNLERQVLQTQCRRLEAQHYSLSLTAEQLSHSMAELRSQKQKMVSERERLQAELDHLRKCLALPAMQWSRGYFKGYPR